The genomic region CCAGGATGTCGTTGACCGCCACCGCAGGATCTGCGCATCGGTCGGTTTGCCCACCACGTACGATCAGGATGCCTTCGAGGAACTACATGAAGGCATGACGCACGACAAGAAGAACCGCGACGGCCGCATCTGCTTCGTCGTGCTCGAAGGTATTGGTGCCACGACGCGCCTAGAAGATGCGACCATGGAGGAGCTGCGCGCAGCCTATAGTGAGTTGGCATGAAGGTACTCGTGCTCAACGGCCCCAATCTCAACCGTCTTGGCCAACGGCAGCCTGAGATTTACGGCTCCATGACGCTCGCCGATATCGAGGAGCGATTGAAAACGCGCGCGGGCGATCGTGCCGAGATTTACTTCCGGCAGTCGAATCACGAGGGCGTGCTTATCGACGCGATTCATAACGCCGCCGACAACGACTGGCCCGTCATCATCAACCCGGGCGGGTACACCCACACGTCCGTGGCTCTGCGTGACGCGCTAGTGGAACTGCAGAACGGGCCCGGCTTCATCGAAGTGCACCTATCCAATGTGCACGCGCGCGAGCCGTTTAGGCAGCATTCCTTCCTCTCGCCAATCGCGACTGGCGTCATCGCTGGCCTGGGGGCTGACGGTTATGAGCTGGCGTTGGAATACTTCTTGAGGAGGGCATGATGGGTTTCGCCGATTCCCGTTTCCTGACCCGCCGCCGCAAACTCTCGGCGGAACTGGCAGGTCAGCGTATTGACTCGTTTTTGTTGACCCACCCGGTCAACGTGCGGTACTTCTCCGGTTTCTCCGGCTCCAACGGTGCGCTGCTGGTGAACAAGGACCTCTCCGCCAAGATCGCCACCGACGGCCGTTACACCATGCAGATCGCGGCCGAAGTTCCGGACATTGAGGCAGAGATTGTCTCCACGCCGGCGGAAACTCTGATCGCCGGTGTGGCTGACGGCTGGCGCGTGGGCTTCGATGCCGCGCACATGACCGTCGACGGGTTGAACCGCCTGCAGAAGGTCTGCCCGGAGGGCGTGACACTCGTCCCGGTCACTGGAGTCGTCGAGGACATTCGCCTGATCAAAGACGGCTTTGAGATCCGACGTTTGACGGAGGCCGCCGACATTGCGGTGGGCGCGCTGACCGCGCTTATCGATGCTGGCGAGCTCCGCGCCGGCCGCACCGAACGCGAGATTGCTGCCGACCTCGAATACCGGATGCGCCTCGGCGGGGCAGAACGACCTAGCTTCGACACCATCGTCGCCTCCGGCCCGAACTCTGCCCTGCCGCACTACAGCGCCGGCGACCGGGTGCTTGAGGACGGTGATCTGGTCACCATCGATTTCGGTGCGCACTACCGCGGATTCAACTCGGATATGACGCGCACGTTCTGCATCGGCCACGCGACCGACTTCGCCGCGGAGATCTACGGGGTTGTCCTCGATGCGCAGTTAGCCGGGGTGAAGGCGGCGACACCGGGGAGGGGACTGGCTGACGTCGATAAGCACTGCCGCGACATCATCGCTGATGCCGGATACGGCGAGCACTTCGTGCATTCCACCGGCCACGGCATTGGCCTGGACGTCCACGAGGCACCGTACGCGCGTGCCAAGGGTGTGGGCACGCTTGAGGAGAACATGACGCTCACCGTCGAACCGGGCATCTACGTGCCCGACAAGGGTGGCGTGCGCATCGAAGACACCGTGGTGATCACCTCTGGCGCGCCGCGGATCATTACCGAG from Corynebacterium genitalium ATCC 33030 harbors:
- the aroQ gene encoding type II 3-dehydroquinate dehydratase; this encodes MKVLVLNGPNLNRLGQRQPEIYGSMTLADIEERLKTRAGDRAEIYFRQSNHEGVLIDAIHNAADNDWPVIINPGGYTHTSVALRDALVELQNGPGFIEVHLSNVHAREPFRQHSFLSPIATGVIAGLGADGYELALEYFLRRA
- a CDS encoding M24 family metallopeptidase: MGFADSRFLTRRRKLSAELAGQRIDSFLLTHPVNVRYFSGFSGSNGALLVNKDLSAKIATDGRYTMQIAAEVPDIEAEIVSTPAETLIAGVADGWRVGFDAAHMTVDGLNRLQKVCPEGVTLVPVTGVVEDIRLIKDGFEIRRLTEAADIAVGALTALIDAGELRAGRTEREIAADLEYRMRLGGAERPSFDTIVASGPNSALPHYSAGDRVLEDGDLVTIDFGAHYRGFNSDMTRTFCIGHATDFAAEIYGVVLDAQLAGVKAATPGRGLADVDKHCRDIIADAGYGEHFVHSTGHGIGLDVHEAPYARAKGVGTLEENMTLTVEPGIYVPDKGGVRIEDTVVITSGAPRIITEFPKELTVI